Proteins co-encoded in one Trueperella abortisuis genomic window:
- a CDS encoding 1,4-dihydroxy-2-naphthoyl-CoA synthase: MTALPKKVSDIFDPRRWRAVAGFPDADITYHRGVERVYDDGRPLSERDLPVVRIAFNRPSVRNAFRPETVDQLYRAIDHARLSGEIGTVILTGNGPSPKDGGWAFCSGGDQRIRGRDGYKYDGGDDDAEANAAARAETSRAGRLHILEVQRLMRTSGMIFIGAISGWATGGGHSLNVLCDLSLASIEHARFMQVDANVGSFDGGYGAALLARQVGDKRAREIFFLALEYSAHDAERWGVVNEAVPHAQLEDKALEYARIMSTKSPQALRMLKFAFNLADDGLAGQQVFAGEATRLAYMTAEAQEGRDAFLEKRAPDWSSFPFYA; this comes from the coding sequence ATCACTGCCCTGCCCAAGAAGGTTTCCGACATCTTTGATCCGCGCCGTTGGCGAGCCGTTGCCGGCTTCCCCGACGCCGACATCACCTACCACCGGGGCGTCGAGCGCGTGTACGACGACGGGCGCCCCCTCTCCGAGCGCGACCTTCCGGTGGTTCGTATCGCCTTTAACCGGCCTTCGGTGCGCAACGCGTTCCGCCCCGAGACTGTCGACCAGCTCTACCGTGCCATCGATCATGCCCGGCTGTCCGGCGAGATCGGCACGGTTATCCTCACGGGCAACGGCCCAAGCCCCAAGGACGGCGGCTGGGCGTTCTGCTCCGGCGGCGACCAGCGCATCCGCGGGCGGGACGGCTACAAATACGACGGCGGTGACGACGACGCCGAGGCAAACGCCGCCGCCCGCGCTGAGACCTCGCGTGCCGGGCGCCTGCACATTCTTGAGGTTCAACGCCTGATGCGCACCTCCGGGATGATCTTCATCGGCGCGATTAGCGGCTGGGCCACCGGCGGTGGGCATTCGCTCAACGTGTTGTGCGACCTCTCGCTTGCTTCTATCGAGCACGCGCGTTTCATGCAGGTGGATGCCAACGTCGGTTCGTTCGACGGAGGGTACGGTGCGGCGCTACTCGCCCGGCAGGTCGGTGACAAGCGTGCCCGCGAAATCTTCTTCTTGGCCCTCGAGTACTCCGCCCACGACGCCGAACGCTGGGGTGTTGTCAACGAGGCCGTGCCGCACGCGCAGCTGGAGGATAAGGCGCTCGAGTATGCACGCATCATGTCCACCAAGTCCCCGCAGGCCCTGCGCATGCTGAAGTTCGCCTTCAACCTCGCCGACGACGGTCTGGCCGGTCAGCAGGTCTTCGCCGGCGAGGCCACACGGCTTGCCTACATGACGGCTGAGGCCCAGGAGGGACGCGACGCCTTCCTGGAGAAGCGGGCCCCGGATTGGTCGAGCTTCCCGTTCTACGCCTAA
- a CDS encoding NAD(P)/FAD-dependent oxidoreductase, with protein MTEHADVIVVGAGPAGAATAHYLAQNGVDVLVLEKATFPRDKICGDGLTPRAVAELIRMGISLPEEDGWVRNYGVRAYGAGHMIEVPWPELASMPSWGSANRRVDFDHMLIRHAVASGARLREGVTVTGPLLHEPSGRVVGVRARSSADRGEEMTFSARFVVDAGGVAARLSIAVGREKDMKRPMGVAYRTYFESPLAATDMMESWLELWAGRPGQSEQLPGYAWAFAVGDGLVNVGLGSLSSTAKATGIDHRKVFQQWLANTPEEWQMNADTQRGPIRGAALPMAFNRKPHYANGLALVGDAGGMVSPFNGEGIGPALLAGRLVADAIAQALAHGPLGAQDRVMAEYPRRLSAELGGYYTLGRVFAALIERPEIMHMCVKYGLPRPTLMTLVMKLLSDSYDRHDGDWMDRLITALSKAVPHA; from the coding sequence ATGACGGAGCATGCGGACGTCATTGTCGTAGGCGCCGGCCCCGCCGGAGCTGCCACCGCCCACTATCTCGCCCAGAACGGCGTCGATGTCCTCGTACTTGAGAAGGCCACGTTCCCGCGTGACAAGATCTGCGGCGACGGCCTGACCCCGCGTGCAGTCGCCGAACTCATCCGCATGGGTATCTCGCTACCCGAAGAGGACGGCTGGGTGCGCAACTATGGCGTGCGCGCCTACGGCGCCGGTCACATGATCGAGGTGCCGTGGCCGGAGCTGGCCTCCATGCCCTCCTGGGGTAGCGCCAACCGTCGTGTCGACTTCGACCACATGCTCATCCGCCACGCCGTGGCCTCCGGGGCGCGCCTGCGCGAAGGCGTCACGGTCACTGGCCCGCTTCTCCACGAACCCTCCGGTCGCGTCGTCGGTGTGCGTGCCCGCTCGAGCGCGGACCGCGGGGAGGAGATGACTTTCTCCGCCCGCTTCGTCGTCGACGCCGGGGGAGTGGCCGCCCGCCTGTCGATCGCGGTCGGCCGCGAGAAGGACATGAAACGCCCGATGGGCGTGGCCTACCGGACCTACTTCGAATCCCCGCTCGCGGCCACCGACATGATGGAGTCCTGGTTGGAGCTGTGGGCCGGTAGGCCCGGCCAGTCCGAACAGCTGCCGGGATACGCGTGGGCGTTCGCGGTGGGGGACGGGCTGGTCAACGTCGGCCTGGGCTCGCTGTCGTCGACGGCGAAGGCCACCGGCATCGACCACCGCAAGGTCTTTCAGCAGTGGCTGGCCAACACCCCCGAAGAGTGGCAGATGAACGCCGACACCCAGCGCGGCCCGATCCGCGGAGCGGCGCTCCCGATGGCGTTCAACCGCAAGCCCCACTACGCAAACGGGCTCGCGCTCGTCGGCGACGCCGGAGGCATGGTTTCGCCCTTCAACGGCGAGGGTATTGGCCCCGCGCTCCTGGCCGGCCGGCTCGTCGCCGACGCGATCGCGCAGGCCCTCGCGCACGGCCCGCTCGGGGCTCAGGATCGTGTCATGGCCGAGTATCCGCGCCGGTTGAGCGCGGAGCTCGGCGGTTACTACACCCTGGGCAGGGTCTTCGCCGCGCTTATCGAGCGTCCCGAGATCATGCACATGTGCGTCAAGTATGGTCTGCCGCGCCCGACGCTCATGACGCTGGTCATGAAGCTTCTGTCCGATTCATACGATCGCCACGACGGGGACTGGATGGACCGCCTCATCACGGCACTGTCGAAGGCGGTGCCGCACGCATGA
- a CDS encoding DUF4125 family protein: METIGELDSTGRIKELVDEIIRAEWDMFSTVPNAGGPAACQSQDQTFEIMRRAQFSTWSEESLISYRRDLAMATARGRNLMTEKYARMMSVTHPEEYAQIESMLPAIPERVFVLVEAISAQHRMWDERVAEELPKVRGRGRTRDEEAQVGAVPTANTYLIGELLTYSEATLDCLMRDVEAAVSNGRNLVREQLEATVRAYGWESLDAAEAAQ; the protein is encoded by the coding sequence ATGGAAACGATAGGAGAGCTCGATTCGACTGGACGAATCAAGGAGCTCGTGGATGAAATCATCCGCGCCGAGTGGGACATGTTTTCCACAGTACCCAACGCCGGCGGACCCGCCGCGTGCCAGAGCCAAGACCAGACGTTTGAGATCATGCGCCGCGCCCAGTTCTCTACGTGGAGCGAAGAATCGCTGATCTCCTACCGTAGGGACCTTGCGATGGCCACGGCGCGGGGACGAAATCTGATGACGGAAAAGTACGCCCGCATGATGTCGGTGACGCATCCTGAGGAATACGCCCAGATCGAGTCAATGCTCCCGGCCATTCCCGAACGCGTCTTCGTCCTTGTCGAAGCGATATCCGCCCAGCATCGCATGTGGGACGAGCGCGTAGCCGAGGAGTTACCCAAGGTGCGTGGGCGCGGGCGGACCCGTGACGAGGAGGCTCAAGTTGGTGCGGTGCCCACCGCCAACACCTATCTGATTGGAGAACTCTTGACCTATTCGGAAGCGACTCTCGATTGCCTCATGCGCGACGTCGAGGCGGCAGTCTCCAACGGACGTAACCTCGTGCGCGAACAGTTAGAGGCCACCGTACGGGCATACGGCTGGGAGAGCTTGGACGCTGCCGAAGCCGCACAGTAA
- a CDS encoding demethylmenaquinone methyltransferase, which produces MKRATLEKVPADVAAMFDQVSSKYDLTNFILTLGLIDVWRVATREAIAPGPGMTILDIAAGTGSSSVTYAEAGADVVASDISEGMMEVGRRRHPELTFVQGDATDLPFEDNSFDVTTISYGLRNVEDPDKALREMLRVTKPGGKLVVTEFSRPTFAPFHRAYRFFLADVLPAIAFFVSSDAAAYDYLVESILSWPPQEVFAKRIQEAGWREVEYRNLTNGIVALHRATKPIEP; this is translated from the coding sequence ATGAAACGAGCCACTCTGGAGAAGGTCCCGGCGGACGTTGCAGCGATGTTCGACCAGGTGTCCTCCAAATACGATCTGACGAACTTCATCCTCACTCTCGGTCTCATTGACGTGTGGCGGGTCGCCACCCGTGAAGCGATTGCCCCCGGCCCGGGCATGACCATCCTCGATATCGCGGCGGGAACGGGGTCATCCTCGGTCACCTACGCTGAGGCGGGCGCCGACGTCGTCGCCTCCGATATCTCCGAAGGCATGATGGAGGTGGGCCGCCGGCGCCACCCCGAGCTCACGTTTGTCCAGGGTGACGCCACGGATTTGCCCTTCGAGGACAACTCCTTTGATGTGACCACCATTTCCTACGGCCTGCGCAACGTTGAGGATCCGGACAAGGCGTTGCGCGAGATGCTGCGCGTGACCAAGCCCGGCGGCAAGCTCGTGGTGACGGAGTTTTCCCGTCCCACCTTCGCGCCCTTCCACCGCGCATACCGTTTCTTCCTCGCCGACGTCCTGCCTGCGATTGCTTTCTTCGTCTCTTCCGACGCCGCGGCCTATGACTACCTCGTGGAGTCCATTCTCTCCTGGCCGCCCCAGGAGGTCTTCGCGAAGCGGATCCAGGAGGCCGGGTGGCGCGAGGTTGAGTATCGCAACCTGACTAACGGGATCGTGGCCCTGCATCGTGCGACCAAGCCGATCGAGCCTTAA
- the menD gene encoding 2-succinyl-5-enolpyruvyl-6-hydroxy-3-cyclohexene-1-carboxylic-acid synthase, which yields MNVQLEASTRMAREIVAELVRQGVRRFVLCPGSRSAPLAYALADAEAAGVLDLHVETDERVAGFVALGSGLAGQVAAVVTTSGSAVANLHPAVEEARYAGVPLLVLAADRPHEKRGVRASQTADHRGILEGSVRFVAEIAADAPSVRGQVVRATRVALGQAGPVLVNVAFREPLMPAAPWTDVAAQCEPRTPSGPGSGAGGAGTGDTGAGVRTVVVAGPSIRSNPLYVRELPDLGGVPILAEPTSELRGHPNAVAAHPLLLRTGLGERVERVVVLGHPTLTRDVSALLADREVYVVDEAAGYTDVAGIAQVVELEDVPELLAGSPAQWLAEWKDASRRADAAIEEALVEGAPAGAAGRGAPPGCDKGISGAVGLSTAAIARALTESAVPTHLAASTIIREVNLYGRAPAGPMYANRGLAGIDGTMSTAIGTALATGEPTRVVVGDLAFIHDATSLVATASQEGPRLDVVVIDDHGGSLFSTLEYGAGPEGPYDRVFRTEKRLDVEAFARAVGVEYRRVRALGELRAALAEDFRVRILHIDVGRVPMADERAARQGLAARVLAAVGSGCWPR from the coding sequence GTGAACGTGCAGCTGGAGGCATCGACGAGGATGGCGCGGGAGATCGTGGCCGAGCTGGTGCGCCAGGGGGTGCGGCGCTTCGTCCTGTGCCCCGGCTCGCGCTCGGCGCCCCTCGCCTACGCGCTGGCAGACGCCGAGGCCGCCGGAGTGCTCGACCTTCACGTGGAGACCGACGAGCGGGTGGCCGGCTTCGTCGCACTCGGCTCGGGACTCGCCGGGCAGGTGGCGGCCGTGGTCACGACGTCGGGTTCGGCCGTTGCGAACCTCCATCCGGCCGTCGAGGAGGCGCGATACGCGGGCGTGCCGCTTCTCGTGCTCGCCGCCGACCGGCCGCACGAGAAGCGCGGCGTGCGAGCCTCCCAGACCGCGGACCATCGGGGAATACTCGAGGGCTCCGTGCGATTCGTTGCCGAGATCGCCGCCGACGCCCCATCCGTGCGCGGTCAGGTGGTGCGGGCGACGCGGGTCGCGCTCGGTCAGGCCGGGCCGGTGCTCGTGAACGTGGCCTTCCGCGAGCCTCTCATGCCGGCCGCGCCCTGGACGGATGTGGCGGCGCAATGCGAGCCGCGCACGCCGAGCGGTCCGGGATCGGGTGCCGGCGGCGCGGGCACAGGCGACACCGGAGCGGGCGTGCGGACGGTCGTTGTGGCCGGGCCGTCAATTAGATCGAACCCGCTCTACGTGCGGGAACTTCCCGACCTTGGCGGGGTGCCGATCCTCGCCGAGCCGACCTCCGAGCTACGCGGCCATCCCAACGCTGTCGCCGCCCACCCGCTACTGCTGCGCACTGGTCTGGGGGAGCGCGTCGAACGCGTGGTGGTGCTCGGCCACCCGACTCTCACCCGCGACGTGTCCGCCCTGCTCGCCGACCGCGAGGTTTACGTCGTGGACGAGGCGGCCGGCTACACGGATGTGGCCGGGATCGCGCAGGTCGTGGAGCTGGAGGACGTGCCTGAGCTTCTCGCCGGTTCCCCCGCCCAGTGGCTGGCCGAATGGAAGGACGCCTCTCGGCGTGCCGACGCGGCGATCGAGGAAGCGCTGGTCGAGGGGGCGCCGGCAGGCGCCGCTGGCCGGGGCGCTCCGCCCGGCTGCGACAAGGGCATCTCGGGGGCCGTCGGGCTATCGACTGCGGCGATCGCGCGAGCGCTGACCGAGTCGGCCGTGCCCACCCACCTTGCCGCCTCCACCATCATCCGCGAGGTTAACCTCTACGGCCGCGCGCCCGCCGGGCCAATGTACGCCAACCGGGGGCTGGCCGGCATCGACGGGACGATGTCCACAGCCATCGGCACTGCGCTCGCCACCGGCGAGCCCACCCGCGTCGTCGTGGGGGACCTCGCCTTCATCCACGATGCCACCTCGCTCGTTGCCACCGCCTCGCAGGAGGGGCCGCGGCTTGACGTGGTCGTCATCGACGACCACGGCGGCTCGCTGTTTTCCACCCTCGAGTACGGAGCCGGCCCCGAAGGCCCATACGACCGAGTGTTTCGCACCGAAAAGCGGCTGGACGTGGAGGCCTTCGCGCGGGCGGTGGGTGTCGAGTACCGGCGGGTGCGGGCGCTGGGGGAGCTACGGGCGGCCCTCGCCGAAGACTTCCGCGTGCGGATCTTGCATATCGACGTCGGCCGCGTGCCCATGGCCGACGAGCGCGCCGCCCGGCAGGGGTTGGCCGCGCGGGTGTTGGCCGCGGTAGGTAGCGGGTGTTGGCCGCGGTAG
- a CDS encoding DUF4037 domain-containing protein, whose product MSEPFISGLERSRLLWMIDVAPALESGVPDLYPYLAAGLVGDGSDCFGYDDPISADHDCATRVKIWIPIGVGGEGATWRIRAAVDRGEVIVEEIPTFYRRFTGLDHTPRTWRQWLAIPPRNLAAATNGDVFFDAPGKFSQRRAELTAFYPFDVQLKLLEGSVLRMGQAGQYNYPRCLARGERVAAELAKSIFMNAALSVIFILNSRYMPFYKWAHRAARDLPVLGKTGADALERIALAADATEEIENLSLVILHELQARSLTSGSSTFLVDHAPVLRGQIIDPELREENPWKR is encoded by the coding sequence ATGAGCGAGCCTTTCATCTCCGGGCTCGAGCGCTCGCGGCTATTATGGATGATCGACGTCGCACCGGCGCTTGAGTCTGGCGTTCCAGACCTATACCCCTACCTCGCGGCTGGGCTCGTGGGTGATGGCTCGGATTGCTTCGGTTACGACGATCCGATCTCTGCCGATCACGATTGCGCGACACGGGTAAAGATCTGGATCCCGATCGGGGTAGGCGGAGAGGGCGCGACCTGGCGGATTCGAGCGGCTGTCGACCGTGGCGAGGTCATCGTGGAGGAGATCCCCACGTTCTACCGACGCTTTACAGGCCTCGACCATACGCCGCGCACTTGGCGGCAATGGCTGGCCATCCCCCCGAGAAATCTCGCCGCCGCCACGAATGGGGACGTCTTTTTCGATGCGCCGGGCAAGTTTAGCCAGCGTCGGGCGGAGCTGACCGCCTTCTATCCTTTCGACGTGCAACTCAAACTCCTCGAGGGGAGCGTTCTGCGCATGGGGCAGGCGGGCCAATACAACTATCCTAGGTGTCTGGCGCGTGGGGAACGCGTCGCCGCTGAGCTAGCCAAGTCCATCTTTATGAACGCGGCGCTCTCGGTCATCTTCATCCTCAATTCCCGCTACATGCCCTTCTACAAGTGGGCGCATCGGGCCGCGCGCGATCTGCCCGTGCTTGGGAAGACGGGAGCGGACGCACTCGAGCGTATCGCGCTGGCGGCCGACGCCACCGAAGAGATCGAAAACCTGAGCCTGGTAATCCTGCACGAGTTACAGGCGAGGTCGCTGACCTCAGGATCTTCGACCTTCCTTGTCGACCACGCCCCGGTGCTGCGCGGCCAGATCATCGATCCAGAACTACGAGAGGAAAACCCATGGAAACGATAG
- a CDS encoding isochorismate synthase, producing MFSIPHLRAQTTALRTPPVLTEILRTPTHALAWLKEGRGFVAAGEAARYDQGRDGAGTRFALASQWWTEVVEACEIRDPLERPGSGLVSVGSFAFASDSRAGSTLIVPQVVVGFDGEVGWLTLIGPADRDVFNTLAPDALALVDATLRPSSEDYPSHGKVRADDVDVEAYRRKVARIQERIAAGTVSKVVLARELNVEAEREIDERYVIARLAQSYPQCWTFAVDGLVGATPELLAASSGREVEVKVLAGTLPRGDADVRTLLASAKDADEHRLAVESVVETLEKIGRVQVAPTEVLTLPNVLHLATQVRAELEIEATSLQVAGALHPTAALGGTPTLHALDAIAEIEGIDRDRYGAPVGWMDSRGGQWCIALRCARIDGMRAVAWAGGGIMADSDPDVEYAETEAKLAPVLGALGG from the coding sequence GTGTTTAGTATTCCACACCTGCGCGCCCAGACCACAGCCCTGCGTACTCCGCCCGTTCTGACGGAGATCCTGCGTACGCCCACGCACGCGCTGGCGTGGCTCAAGGAGGGGCGCGGCTTCGTCGCCGCGGGCGAGGCCGCCCGCTACGACCAGGGGCGCGACGGCGCGGGCACCCGCTTCGCACTGGCTTCCCAGTGGTGGACAGAGGTGGTGGAGGCCTGCGAGATCCGCGACCCCCTCGAGCGGCCCGGCAGCGGACTGGTCAGCGTGGGCTCCTTCGCCTTCGCCTCCGATTCGCGGGCCGGATCAACCCTCATCGTGCCGCAGGTAGTGGTCGGTTTCGACGGCGAAGTCGGCTGGCTGACCCTCATCGGCCCCGCCGACCGCGACGTCTTCAACACCCTCGCCCCGGACGCCCTAGCACTGGTCGACGCGACGCTTCGGCCGTCGTCGGAAGACTACCCGAGCCACGGGAAGGTGCGCGCCGACGACGTCGACGTGGAAGCCTACCGGCGCAAAGTCGCCCGCATCCAGGAACGGATCGCGGCGGGAACCGTGAGCAAGGTGGTCCTCGCGCGCGAGCTGAACGTGGAGGCGGAGCGGGAAATCGACGAACGCTACGTCATCGCGCGGCTGGCCCAGAGCTACCCGCAGTGCTGGACGTTTGCAGTGGACGGGCTGGTGGGAGCCACACCCGAGCTGCTTGCCGCCAGCTCCGGGCGCGAGGTGGAGGTGAAGGTGCTGGCCGGAACACTCCCCCGCGGGGATGCGGACGTGCGCACGCTACTGGCGTCGGCCAAGGATGCCGACGAACACCGCCTCGCCGTGGAGTCCGTGGTGGAGACCCTGGAGAAGATCGGCCGCGTGCAGGTGGCCCCCACCGAGGTGTTGACCCTGCCCAACGTGTTGCATCTAGCCACACAGGTGCGGGCCGAGCTTGAGATCGAAGCGACGTCGCTGCAGGTTGCCGGGGCGCTTCACCCGACAGCTGCGCTCGGCGGCACCCCCACCCTGCACGCACTCGACGCCATCGCAGAGATAGAAGGTATCGATCGCGACCGCTACGGCGCGCCCGTGGGCTGGATGGACAGCCGCGGCGGACAGTGGTGCATCGCGTTGCGCTGCGCCCGGATCGATGGCATGCGCGCGGTCGCGTGGGCCGGCGGCGGCATCATGGCCGACTCCGACCCGGATGTAGAATACGCCGAGACGGAAGCGAAGCTCGCTCCCGTGCTCGGCGCACTCGGCGGGTAA
- a CDS encoding o-succinylbenzoate synthase encodes MKFYVYRLALKNRFRRLTERDGLLVKGQHWGEVSPFWDYDAEESARWLAAGVEAATGLPAPLREAVPVNETIPAVGAQVAFDLAAASNCATFKVKIADHPGALAEDLARLEAVRAAQPEAKIRVDANAAWDVESAVYQIRLMDRASGGLEYVEQPCETVEDLAKVRRRVDVPIAADESIRRAADPLEVARRHAADVAVLKNQPLGGVRAALALAEQLAMPVVVSSALESSVGLRAGLAFAAALPELPHACGLATSRLFTGDIVAEPLTPVGGQIGVRDVVPEPALSLPVGADLARAWERRLAQMWKVAEAAGTVSGEYEFMGGLA; translated from the coding sequence GTGAAGTTCTACGTCTACCGCCTTGCTCTGAAAAACCGCTTCCGGCGCCTGACCGAGAGGGACGGGCTACTCGTGAAGGGCCAACACTGGGGCGAGGTGAGCCCGTTTTGGGACTACGACGCCGAGGAGTCGGCTCGCTGGCTGGCCGCCGGTGTCGAGGCCGCTACCGGGTTGCCTGCCCCGCTAAGGGAGGCCGTGCCGGTGAACGAGACCATACCGGCCGTGGGCGCGCAGGTCGCCTTCGACCTCGCGGCCGCCTCGAACTGTGCGACTTTCAAGGTCAAGATCGCCGACCACCCCGGCGCGCTCGCGGAAGACCTTGCCCGGCTTGAGGCCGTGCGAGCAGCGCAGCCGGAGGCGAAGATCAGGGTGGATGCGAACGCCGCCTGGGACGTGGAGAGCGCGGTTTACCAGATCAGGCTGATGGATCGGGCAAGTGGGGGCCTCGAATACGTCGAACAGCCCTGCGAAACCGTGGAGGATCTGGCGAAGGTGCGCCGCCGCGTCGACGTGCCCATCGCCGCCGACGAATCCATCCGCCGCGCCGCCGACCCGCTCGAGGTAGCCCGCCGCCACGCCGCCGACGTCGCCGTGCTTAAGAACCAGCCACTCGGGGGAGTGCGCGCCGCACTCGCGCTCGCCGAGCAGCTCGCCATGCCGGTTGTCGTCTCCTCCGCCCTCGAGAGCTCGGTGGGCCTGCGCGCCGGACTCGCCTTCGCCGCCGCCCTGCCCGAGCTTCCCCACGCCTGCGGGCTCGCCACCTCCCGGCTCTTCACCGGCGATATCGTGGCCGAACCGCTCACGCCCGTGGGCGGGCAGATCGGGGTGCGCGACGTCGTGCCGGAGCCCGCGCTCAGCCTGCCGGTGGGGGCCGATCTGGCCCGCGCGTGGGAGCGGCGGCTGGCGCAGATGTGGAAGGTGGCCGAGGCCGCGGGTACGGTCAGCGGCGAGTACGAATTCATGGGAGGGCTTGCGTGA
- a CDS encoding trypsin-like peptidase domain-containing protein: MNEHEERGPADEMPATQPANPIEGEPEEVTPVRNPAEGQGSLNSTAPESTDRMPGAGAQSLPPAHPRVYRSSEAPDPRPASQPGQAAQPAQAGQPGQAAQPGQAAQPGQPGQPPAASQRAYPTQPLPAAGQSSGFAGPTPALGYAAGGYGAPGSQNSHAPGGYPRSAGGPAAPTRPAGPSGPSGPGSMGPGSAVPGSAPQPSWGSPEPVKKVRRGPGWMALIAVGLIASLLGGTIGVGVMAARWGTARPAATPTSTTSGVTKTVSTVEGTDWQAVAAAVGNAVVSINVSGASGGTAGSGFIIDAEGRIITNDHVVSGAQQVYVTLSDSRVYQAEIVGTDEATDLAVIQLVDPPKDLTVARLGDSSGVQVGQSVAAIGNPLGLSSTMTTGIVSALDRPVQTVTDSNPAQATRVVTNAIQVDAAVNPGNSGGPVFDSTGAVIGVASSIATLSGGESSQSGSIGLGFAIPINQAKKVADQLISDGVAEHAFLGVTIVDGVGKANGTSWKGAQISRVEPSTPAAEANLQAGDVILKVNDRDVSSGLALTGYVRQFSSGDVVTLLVARNGELVNVDVTLATRVDEHNRG, encoded by the coding sequence ATGAACGAGCACGAGGAACGCGGACCCGCCGATGAGATGCCGGCCACCCAGCCCGCGAACCCGATAGAAGGTGAGCCTGAAGAAGTTACGCCGGTCCGCAACCCGGCCGAGGGCCAAGGCTCGCTAAACTCCACGGCCCCTGAATCCACCGACCGGATGCCTGGCGCCGGCGCCCAGAGTCTGCCGCCCGCACACCCCAGGGTCTACCGTAGCTCGGAGGCTCCGGATCCCCGCCCGGCTTCCCAGCCCGGGCAGGCAGCCCAGCCGGCACAGGCAGGACAGCCGGGACAGGCAGCCCAGCCGGGGCAGGCAGCCCAGCCGGGGCAGCCAGGACAGCCTCCGGCGGCGTCCCAGCGCGCGTATCCGACTCAGCCGCTCCCGGCGGCTGGACAGTCCAGCGGCTTCGCCGGGCCGACGCCCGCCCTGGGATACGCGGCTGGTGGGTATGGCGCGCCCGGATCGCAAAACTCGCATGCCCCCGGCGGCTACCCCCGCAGTGCCGGTGGACCCGCCGCTCCGACGCGTCCGGCGGGCCCCAGTGGCCCCTCCGGCCCGGGGTCGATGGGCCCGGGCTCGGCGGTTCCGGGCTCGGCCCCGCAACCGTCGTGGGGCTCGCCGGAGCCGGTCAAGAAGGTGCGCCGTGGCCCGGGCTGGATGGCGCTCATTGCGGTCGGCCTTATCGCCTCCCTGCTCGGCGGCACGATCGGCGTGGGCGTGATGGCCGCCCGCTGGGGGACGGCGCGCCCGGCGGCGACCCCCACGTCCACCACCTCGGGCGTCACGAAGACGGTCTCAACCGTGGAAGGAACGGACTGGCAGGCGGTGGCGGCAGCGGTCGGCAACGCGGTGGTCTCCATCAACGTCAGTGGGGCGTCGGGCGGCACGGCCGGATCGGGCTTCATTATCGACGCGGAGGGGCGCATCATCACCAATGACCACGTGGTGTCGGGAGCCCAGCAGGTCTACGTCACCCTTTCTGATAGTCGCGTCTACCAGGCCGAGATCGTCGGCACGGACGAGGCCACTGACCTGGCCGTGATCCAGCTTGTCGACCCGCCCAAGGATCTCACCGTGGCTCGCCTCGGTGACTCCTCGGGGGTCCAGGTGGGGCAGTCCGTGGCGGCCATCGGCAACCCACTCGGCCTATCCTCCACGATGACCACCGGCATCGTCTCCGCGCTTGACCGTCCGGTTCAGACCGTCACCGATTCCAACCCCGCGCAGGCCACCCGCGTGGTCACGAACGCGATCCAGGTCGACGCCGCGGTCAATCCCGGGAACTCGGGCGGCCCGGTCTTTGACTCGACGGGAGCGGTGATCGGCGTCGCCTCGTCGATTGCTACCCTATCCGGGGGCGAATCGAGCCAGTCGGGCTCGATTGGCCTGGGCTTCGCGATCCCGATCAACCAGGCCAAGAAGGTCGCCGACCAGCTGATCAGCGACGGCGTGGCCGAGCACGCGTTCTTGGGCGTGACCATTGTCGACGGTGTCGGAAAGGCGAATGGCACCAGCTGGAAGGGTGCCCAGATCAGCCGGGTCGAGCCCTCCACCCCCGCCGCCGAGGCGAACCTGCAGGCCGGCGACGTGATTCTCAAGGTCAACGATCGGGATGTCTCTTCCGGGTTGGCTCTGACGGGCTACGTGCGCCAGTTCAGTTCGGGCGACGTCGTCACCCTCCTCGTGGCGCGCAACGGGGAGCTGGTCAACGTGGACGTCACGCTGGCGACCCGCGTTGACGAGCACAACCGGGGTTAG